In Rattus norvegicus strain BN/NHsdMcwi chromosome 1, GRCr8, whole genome shotgun sequence, a genomic segment contains:
- the Spaca6 gene encoding sperm acrosome membrane-associated protein 6 isoform X6: protein MGRDLKVRKLLRSNGHYPGRRREGGCLPPLPPGLSFVPSLLPASCSPSPASPPAPSSALLLLPRAGWNFFPWTQASFRAGGVGGSQAELGWAVGRGPAGAPRGGGRSEATLPAGSRAGEPGRSVPGGGTGRRPQATGGGGWQGWREEEERPRAAVEGEDGEAGAGAGAGGGHWVPATLELRSGSFWKAFTSAAAKLKRTIEHLKKAQDCIPPCGVQEAARRFHCWGCFSTICDLPLDCPGHVGEPRGPGFVFLHRGFPVARVGGHLFLEICGRRCESRNSQLEGLGRMMRFSSVY, encoded by the exons ATGGGGAGAGATTTGAAGGTTAGAAAGCTACTGAGATCGAACGGACACTAtcctgggaggaggagggaaggagggtgtCTGCCTCCTTTGCCTCCCGGCCTCTCTTttgtcccttcccttctccctgcgTCATGTTCCCCTAGCCCGGCCTCCCCTCCCGCTCCCTCCTCcgccctgctcctcctccctagGGCTGGATGGAATTTTTTCCCCTGGACCCAGGCCAGCTTCAGGGcagggggggttgggggaagccAGGCCGAACTGGGCTGGGCGGTGGGGAGGGGCCCGGCAGGGGCCCCCCGGGGAGGGGGCCGGTCCGAGGCCACGCTGCCAGCGGGGTCTAGGGCGGGGGAGCCGGGTCGCTCAGTGCCGGGAGGAGGCACGGGCCGGAGGCCGCAGGCGACCGGGGGCGGAGGATGGCAGGGCTGgcgggaggaagaggagaggccgCGGGCGGCTGTGGAGGGAGAGGATGGagaagctggggctggggctggggctggaggaggACACTGGGTCCCCGCGACGCTGGAGCTGCGGAGCG GGTCCTTTTGGAAGGCCTTCACCAGTGCTGCAGCAAAATTGAAGAGGACCATTGAACACCTTAAAAAAG CCCAGGACTGCATCCCTCCTTGTG GGGTCCAAGAGGCCGCTAGGCGTTTCCACTGCTGGGGCTGCTTTTCCACAATCTGTGATCTGCCTCTAGACTGTCCAG GACATGTTGGTGAACCGAGGGGACcaggctttgttttcttgcatcgTGGCTTTCCAGTTGCCAGAGTCGGAGGTCACTTATTCCTGGAAATATGCGGGAGGAGGTGTGAGTCCAGAAACAGCCAGCTGGAGGGCTTGGGAAGGATGATGAGGTTCAGTTCAGTGTACTGA
- the Spaca6 gene encoding sperm acrosome membrane-associated protein 6 isoform X9 produces the protein MGRDLKVRKLLRSNGHYPGRRREGGCLPPLPPGLSFVPSLLPASCSPSPASPPAPSSALLLLPRAGWNFFPWTQASFRAGGVGGSQAELGWAVGRGPAGAPRGGGRSEATLPAGSRAGEPGRSVPGGGTGRRPQATGGGGWQGWREEEERPRAAVEGEDGEAGAGAGAGGGHWVPATLELRSGSFWKAFTSAAAKLKRTIEHLKKAQDCIPPCVQDMLVNRGDQALFSCIVAFQLPESEVTYSWKYAGGGPDSGRFLLP, from the exons ATGGGGAGAGATTTGAAGGTTAGAAAGCTACTGAGATCGAACGGACACTAtcctgggaggaggagggaaggagggtgtCTGCCTCCTTTGCCTCCCGGCCTCTCTTttgtcccttcccttctccctgcgTCATGTTCCCCTAGCCCGGCCTCCCCTCCCGCTCCCTCCTCcgccctgctcctcctccctagGGCTGGATGGAATTTTTTCCCCTGGACCCAGGCCAGCTTCAGGGcagggggggttgggggaagccAGGCCGAACTGGGCTGGGCGGTGGGGAGGGGCCCGGCAGGGGCCCCCCGGGGAGGGGGCCGGTCCGAGGCCACGCTGCCAGCGGGGTCTAGGGCGGGGGAGCCGGGTCGCTCAGTGCCGGGAGGAGGCACGGGCCGGAGGCCGCAGGCGACCGGGGGCGGAGGATGGCAGGGCTGgcgggaggaagaggagaggccgCGGGCGGCTGTGGAGGGAGAGGATGGagaagctggggctggggctggggctggaggaggACACTGGGTCCCCGCGACGCTGGAGCTGCGGAGCG GGTCCTTTTGGAAGGCCTTCACCAGTGCTGCAGCAAAATTGAAGAGGACCATTGAACACCTTAAAAAAG CCCAGGACTGCATCCCTCCTTGTG TTCAGGACATGTTGGTGAACCGAGGGGACcaggctttgttttcttgcatcgTGGCTTTCCAGTTGCCAGAGTCGGAGGTCACTTATTCCTGGAAATATGCGGGAGGAG GTCCGGACTCAGGACGTTTCCTACTTCCGTGA
- the Spaca6 gene encoding sperm acrosome membrane-associated protein 6 isoform X14 translates to MGRDLKVRKLLRSNGHYPGRRREGGCLPPLPPGLSFVPSLLPASCSPSPASPPAPSSALLLLPRAGWNFFPWTQASFRAGGVGGSQAELGWAVGRGPAGAPRGGGRSEATLPAGSRAGEPGRSVPGGGTGRRPQATGGGGWQGWREEEERPRAAVEGEDGEAGAGAGAGGGHWVPATLELRSGSFWKAFTSAAAKLKRTIEHLKKGPDSGRFLLP, encoded by the exons ATGGGGAGAGATTTGAAGGTTAGAAAGCTACTGAGATCGAACGGACACTAtcctgggaggaggagggaaggagggtgtCTGCCTCCTTTGCCTCCCGGCCTCTCTTttgtcccttcccttctccctgcgTCATGTTCCCCTAGCCCGGCCTCCCCTCCCGCTCCCTCCTCcgccctgctcctcctccctagGGCTGGATGGAATTTTTTCCCCTGGACCCAGGCCAGCTTCAGGGcagggggggttgggggaagccAGGCCGAACTGGGCTGGGCGGTGGGGAGGGGCCCGGCAGGGGCCCCCCGGGGAGGGGGCCGGTCCGAGGCCACGCTGCCAGCGGGGTCTAGGGCGGGGGAGCCGGGTCGCTCAGTGCCGGGAGGAGGCACGGGCCGGAGGCCGCAGGCGACCGGGGGCGGAGGATGGCAGGGCTGgcgggaggaagaggagaggccgCGGGCGGCTGTGGAGGGAGAGGATGGagaagctggggctggggctggggctggaggaggACACTGGGTCCCCGCGACGCTGGAGCTGCGGAGCG GGTCCTTTTGGAAGGCCTTCACCAGTGCTGCAGCAAAATTGAAGAGGACCATTGAACACCTTAAAAAAG GTCCGGACTCAGGACGTTTCCTACTTCCGTGA
- the Spaca6 gene encoding sperm acrosome membrane-associated protein 6 isoform X3: MGRDLKVRKLLRSNGHYPGRRREGGCLPPLPPGLSFVPSLLPASCSPSPASPPAPSSALLLLPRAGWNFFPWTQASFRAGGVGGSQAELGWAVGRGPAGAPRGGGRSEATLPAGSRAGEPGRSVPGGGTGRRPQATGGGGWQGWREEEERPRAAVEGEDGEAGAGAGAGGGHWVPATLELRSGSFWKAFTSAAAKLKRTIEHLKKAQDCIPPCVQDMLVNRGDQALFSCIVAFQLPESEVTYSWKYAGGGVRTQDVSYFRDLPGSHGYLARIRPVQPRHSGTFSCVILHDQRPLARLYFYLNVTGPPPPEETELQVTFREVMRWTPREAEMIQPWRPSLGELLTRPQALTPGNLLLLAAAAALGSASVTVLVWLLIRWYLSGN; the protein is encoded by the exons ATGGGGAGAGATTTGAAGGTTAGAAAGCTACTGAGATCGAACGGACACTAtcctgggaggaggagggaaggagggtgtCTGCCTCCTTTGCCTCCCGGCCTCTCTTttgtcccttcccttctccctgcgTCATGTTCCCCTAGCCCGGCCTCCCCTCCCGCTCCCTCCTCcgccctgctcctcctccctagGGCTGGATGGAATTTTTTCCCCTGGACCCAGGCCAGCTTCAGGGcagggggggttgggggaagccAGGCCGAACTGGGCTGGGCGGTGGGGAGGGGCCCGGCAGGGGCCCCCCGGGGAGGGGGCCGGTCCGAGGCCACGCTGCCAGCGGGGTCTAGGGCGGGGGAGCCGGGTCGCTCAGTGCCGGGAGGAGGCACGGGCCGGAGGCCGCAGGCGACCGGGGGCGGAGGATGGCAGGGCTGgcgggaggaagaggagaggccgCGGGCGGCTGTGGAGGGAGAGGATGGagaagctggggctggggctggggctggaggaggACACTGGGTCCCCGCGACGCTGGAGCTGCGGAGCG GGTCCTTTTGGAAGGCCTTCACCAGTGCTGCAGCAAAATTGAAGAGGACCATTGAACACCTTAAAAAAG CCCAGGACTGCATCCCTCCTTGTG TTCAGGACATGTTGGTGAACCGAGGGGACcaggctttgttttcttgcatcgTGGCTTTCCAGTTGCCAGAGTCGGAGGTCACTTATTCCTGGAAATATGCGGGAGGAGGT GTCCGGACTCAGGACGTTTCCTACTTCCGTGATTTGCCGGGGTCTCACGGGTACCTGGCACGAATCCGGCCAGTGCAACCCAGGCACAGTGGAACCTTTTCCTGCGTGATCCTGCACGACCAGCGCCCCCTGGCGCGGCTCTACTTCTATCTGAACG TGACGGGGCCTCCTCCGCCTGAGGAGACTGAGCTCCAGGTCACGTTCCGGGAAGTGATGCGTTGGACACCGCGGGAGGCGGAAATGATCCAGCCCTGGAGGCCCAGCCTAGGCGAACTACTTACCAGACCCCAGGCTCTGACGCCTGGCAACCTACTCCTGCTGGCGGCTGCTGCTGCACTTGGGTCTGCTAGTGTTACTGTGCTAGTGTG GCTGTTAATTCGATGGTACTTAAGTGGCAACTAA
- the Spaca6 gene encoding sperm acrosome membrane-associated protein 6 isoform X7 produces the protein MGLVALVGSFVLLLLLIFRASTWACLFCFTTHEERLSLCRMFVGSEDSKIRKCRDALTDAFEGFSDMEINYDERSHLHDEFTQMTVFLQEVAAVQGSFWKAFTSAAAKLKRTIEHLKKAQDCIPPCVQDMLVNRGDQALFSCIVAFQLPESEVTYSWKYAGGGVRTQDVSYFRDLPGSHGYLARIRPVQPRHSGTFSCVILHDQRPLARLYFYLNVTGPPPPEETELQVTFREVMRWTPREAEMIQPWRPSLGELLTRPQALTPGNLLLLAAAAALGSASVTVLV, from the exons ATGGGACTTGTTGCCTTAGTAGGGAGCTTTGTCCTGTTGCTCCTGCTGATCTTCAGGGCATCCACATGGGCTTGTCTCTTCTGCTTCACTACGCATGAGGAACGCCTCAGTCTCTGCCGGATGTTTGTGGGCTCAGAGGACTCCAAGATACGCAAGTGTAGAGATGCTCTCACAGATGCTTTTGAGGGTTTCTCAGACATGGAAATCA ACTATGATGAGAGGAGCCACCTGCATGATGAATTTACACAGATGACAGTTTTCCTTCAGGAGGTGGCTGCTGTCCAGG GGTCCTTTTGGAAGGCCTTCACCAGTGCTGCAGCAAAATTGAAGAGGACCATTGAACACCTTAAAAAAG CCCAGGACTGCATCCCTCCTTGTG TTCAGGACATGTTGGTGAACCGAGGGGACcaggctttgttttcttgcatcgTGGCTTTCCAGTTGCCAGAGTCGGAGGTCACTTATTCCTGGAAATATGCGGGAGGAGGT GTCCGGACTCAGGACGTTTCCTACTTCCGTGATTTGCCGGGGTCTCACGGGTACCTGGCACGAATCCGGCCAGTGCAACCCAGGCACAGTGGAACCTTTTCCTGCGTGATCCTGCACGACCAGCGCCCCCTGGCGCGGCTCTACTTCTATCTGAACG TGACGGGGCCTCCTCCGCCTGAGGAGACTGAGCTCCAGGTCACGTTCCGGGAAGTGATGCGTTGGACACCGCGGGAGGCGGAAATGATCCAGCCCTGGAGGCCCAGCCTAGGCGAACTACTTACCAGACCCCAGGCTCTGACGCCTGGCAACCTACTCCTGCTGGCGGCTGCTGCTGCACTTGGGTCTGCTAGTGTTACTGTGCTAGTGTG a
- the Spaca6 gene encoding sperm acrosome membrane-associated protein 6 isoform X8, giving the protein MGRDLKVRKLLRSNGHYPGRRREGGCLPPLPPGLSFVPSLLPASCSPSPASPPAPSSALLLLPRAGWNFFPWTQASFRAGGVGGSQAELGWAVGRGPAGAPRGGGRSEATLPAGSRAGEPGRSVPGGGTGRRPQATGGGGWQGWREEEERPRAAVEGEDGEAGAGAGAGGGHWVPATLELRSGSFWKAFTSAAAKLKRTIEHLKKAQDCIPPCGVQEAARRFHCWGCFSTICDLPLDCPGHVGEPRGPGFVFLHRGFPVARVGGHLFLEICGRRCPDSGRFLLP; this is encoded by the exons ATGGGGAGAGATTTGAAGGTTAGAAAGCTACTGAGATCGAACGGACACTAtcctgggaggaggagggaaggagggtgtCTGCCTCCTTTGCCTCCCGGCCTCTCTTttgtcccttcccttctccctgcgTCATGTTCCCCTAGCCCGGCCTCCCCTCCCGCTCCCTCCTCcgccctgctcctcctccctagGGCTGGATGGAATTTTTTCCCCTGGACCCAGGCCAGCTTCAGGGcagggggggttgggggaagccAGGCCGAACTGGGCTGGGCGGTGGGGAGGGGCCCGGCAGGGGCCCCCCGGGGAGGGGGCCGGTCCGAGGCCACGCTGCCAGCGGGGTCTAGGGCGGGGGAGCCGGGTCGCTCAGTGCCGGGAGGAGGCACGGGCCGGAGGCCGCAGGCGACCGGGGGCGGAGGATGGCAGGGCTGgcgggaggaagaggagaggccgCGGGCGGCTGTGGAGGGAGAGGATGGagaagctggggctggggctggggctggaggaggACACTGGGTCCCCGCGACGCTGGAGCTGCGGAGCG GGTCCTTTTGGAAGGCCTTCACCAGTGCTGCAGCAAAATTGAAGAGGACCATTGAACACCTTAAAAAAG CCCAGGACTGCATCCCTCCTTGTG GGGTCCAAGAGGCCGCTAGGCGTTTCCACTGCTGGGGCTGCTTTTCCACAATCTGTGATCTGCCTCTAGACTGTCCAG GACATGTTGGTGAACCGAGGGGACcaggctttgttttcttgcatcgTGGCTTTCCAGTTGCCAGAGTCGGAGGTCACTTATTCCTGGAAATATGCGGGAGGAGGT GTCCGGACTCAGGACGTTTCCTACTTCCGTGA
- the Spaca6 gene encoding sperm acrosome membrane-associated protein 6 isoform X12 → MGRDLKVRKLLRSNGHYPGRRREGGCLPPLPPGLSFVPSLLPASCSPSPASPPAPSSALLLLPRAGWNFFPWTQASFRAGGVGGSQAELGWAVGRGPAGAPRGGGRSEATLPAGSRAGEPGRSVPGGGTGRRPQATGGGGWQGWREEEERPRAAVEGEDGEAGAGAGAGGGHWVPATLELRSGSFWKAFTSAAAKLKRTIEHLKKAQDCIPPCGPDSGRFLLP, encoded by the exons ATGGGGAGAGATTTGAAGGTTAGAAAGCTACTGAGATCGAACGGACACTAtcctgggaggaggagggaaggagggtgtCTGCCTCCTTTGCCTCCCGGCCTCTCTTttgtcccttcccttctccctgcgTCATGTTCCCCTAGCCCGGCCTCCCCTCCCGCTCCCTCCTCcgccctgctcctcctccctagGGCTGGATGGAATTTTTTCCCCTGGACCCAGGCCAGCTTCAGGGcagggggggttgggggaagccAGGCCGAACTGGGCTGGGCGGTGGGGAGGGGCCCGGCAGGGGCCCCCCGGGGAGGGGGCCGGTCCGAGGCCACGCTGCCAGCGGGGTCTAGGGCGGGGGAGCCGGGTCGCTCAGTGCCGGGAGGAGGCACGGGCCGGAGGCCGCAGGCGACCGGGGGCGGAGGATGGCAGGGCTGgcgggaggaagaggagaggccgCGGGCGGCTGTGGAGGGAGAGGATGGagaagctggggctggggctggggctggaggaggACACTGGGTCCCCGCGACGCTGGAGCTGCGGAGCG GGTCCTTTTGGAAGGCCTTCACCAGTGCTGCAGCAAAATTGAAGAGGACCATTGAACACCTTAAAAAAG CCCAGGACTGCATCCCTCCTTGTG GTCCGGACTCAGGACGTTTCCTACTTCCGTGA
- the Spaca6 gene encoding sperm acrosome membrane-associated protein 6 isoform X13, giving the protein MGRDLKVRKLLRSNGHYPGRRREGGCLPPLPPGLSFVPSLLPASCSPSPASPPAPSSALLLLPRAGWNFFPWTQASFRAGGVGGSQAELGWAVGRGPAGAPRGGGRSEATLPAGSRAGEPGRSVPGGGTGRRPQATGGGGWQGWREEEERPRAAVEGEDGEAGAGAGAGGGHWVPATLELRSGSFWKAFTSAAAKLKRTIEHLKKAQDCIPPCEPWESP; this is encoded by the exons ATGGGGAGAGATTTGAAGGTTAGAAAGCTACTGAGATCGAACGGACACTAtcctgggaggaggagggaaggagggtgtCTGCCTCCTTTGCCTCCCGGCCTCTCTTttgtcccttcccttctccctgcgTCATGTTCCCCTAGCCCGGCCTCCCCTCCCGCTCCCTCCTCcgccctgctcctcctccctagGGCTGGATGGAATTTTTTCCCCTGGACCCAGGCCAGCTTCAGGGcagggggggttgggggaagccAGGCCGAACTGGGCTGGGCGGTGGGGAGGGGCCCGGCAGGGGCCCCCCGGGGAGGGGGCCGGTCCGAGGCCACGCTGCCAGCGGGGTCTAGGGCGGGGGAGCCGGGTCGCTCAGTGCCGGGAGGAGGCACGGGCCGGAGGCCGCAGGCGACCGGGGGCGGAGGATGGCAGGGCTGgcgggaggaagaggagaggccgCGGGCGGCTGTGGAGGGAGAGGATGGagaagctggggctggggctggggctggaggaggACACTGGGTCCCCGCGACGCTGGAGCTGCGGAGCG GGTCCTTTTGGAAGGCCTTCACCAGTGCTGCAGCAAAATTGAAGAGGACCATTGAACACCTTAAAAAAG CCCAGGACTGCATCCCTCCTTGTG AACCCTGGGAGTCCCCATAG
- the Spaca6 gene encoding sperm acrosome membrane-associated protein 6 isoform X1 yields the protein MGRDLKVRKLLRSNGHYPGRRREGGCLPPLPPGLSFVPSLLPASCSPSPASPPAPSSALLLLPRAGWNFFPWTQASFRAGGVGGSQAELGWAVGRGPAGAPRGGGRSEATLPAGSRAGEPGRSVPGGGTGRRPQATGGGGWQGWREEEERPRAAVEGEDGEAGAGAGAGGGHWVPATLELRSGSFWKAFTSAAAKLKRTIEHLKKAQDCIPPCGVQEAARRFHCWGCFSTICDLPLDCPVQDMLVNRGDQALFSCIVAFQLPESEVTYSWKYAGGGVRTQDVSYFRDLPGSHGYLARIRPVQPRHSGTFSCVILHDQRPLARLYFYLNVTGPPPPEETELQVTFREVMRWTPREAEMIQPWRPSLGELLTRPQALTPGNLLLLAAAAALGSASVTVLVWLLIRWYLSGN from the exons ATGGGGAGAGATTTGAAGGTTAGAAAGCTACTGAGATCGAACGGACACTAtcctgggaggaggagggaaggagggtgtCTGCCTCCTTTGCCTCCCGGCCTCTCTTttgtcccttcccttctccctgcgTCATGTTCCCCTAGCCCGGCCTCCCCTCCCGCTCCCTCCTCcgccctgctcctcctccctagGGCTGGATGGAATTTTTTCCCCTGGACCCAGGCCAGCTTCAGGGcagggggggttgggggaagccAGGCCGAACTGGGCTGGGCGGTGGGGAGGGGCCCGGCAGGGGCCCCCCGGGGAGGGGGCCGGTCCGAGGCCACGCTGCCAGCGGGGTCTAGGGCGGGGGAGCCGGGTCGCTCAGTGCCGGGAGGAGGCACGGGCCGGAGGCCGCAGGCGACCGGGGGCGGAGGATGGCAGGGCTGgcgggaggaagaggagaggccgCGGGCGGCTGTGGAGGGAGAGGATGGagaagctggggctggggctggggctggaggaggACACTGGGTCCCCGCGACGCTGGAGCTGCGGAGCG GGTCCTTTTGGAAGGCCTTCACCAGTGCTGCAGCAAAATTGAAGAGGACCATTGAACACCTTAAAAAAG CCCAGGACTGCATCCCTCCTTGTG GGGTCCAAGAGGCCGCTAGGCGTTTCCACTGCTGGGGCTGCTTTTCCACAATCTGTGATCTGCCTCTAGACTGTCCAG TTCAGGACATGTTGGTGAACCGAGGGGACcaggctttgttttcttgcatcgTGGCTTTCCAGTTGCCAGAGTCGGAGGTCACTTATTCCTGGAAATATGCGGGAGGAGGT GTCCGGACTCAGGACGTTTCCTACTTCCGTGATTTGCCGGGGTCTCACGGGTACCTGGCACGAATCCGGCCAGTGCAACCCAGGCACAGTGGAACCTTTTCCTGCGTGATCCTGCACGACCAGCGCCCCCTGGCGCGGCTCTACTTCTATCTGAACG TGACGGGGCCTCCTCCGCCTGAGGAGACTGAGCTCCAGGTCACGTTCCGGGAAGTGATGCGTTGGACACCGCGGGAGGCGGAAATGATCCAGCCCTGGAGGCCCAGCCTAGGCGAACTACTTACCAGACCCCAGGCTCTGACGCCTGGCAACCTACTCCTGCTGGCGGCTGCTGCTGCACTTGGGTCTGCTAGTGTTACTGTGCTAGTGTG GCTGTTAATTCGATGGTACTTAAGTGGCAACTAA
- the Spaca6 gene encoding sperm acrosome membrane-associated protein 6 precursor produces MGLVALVGSFVLLLLLIFRASTWACLFCFTTHEERLSLCRMFVGSEDSKIRKCRDALTDAFEGFSDMEINYDERSHLHDEFTQMTVFLQEVAAVQGEWSFWKAFTSAAAKLKRTIEHLKKAQDCIPPCGVQEAARRFHCWGCFSTICDLPLDCPVQDMLVNRGDQALFSCIVAFQLPESEVTYSWKYAGGGVRTQDVSYFRDLPGSHGYLARIRPVQPRHSGTFSCVILHDQRPLARLYFYLNVTGPPPPEETELQVTFREVMRWTPREAEMIQPWRPSLGELLTRPQALTPGNLLLLAAAAALGSASVTVLVWLLIRWYLSGN; encoded by the exons ATGGGACTTGTTGCCTTAGTAGGGAGCTTTGTCCTGTTGCTCCTGCTGATCTTCAGGGCATCCACATGGGCTTGTCTCTTCTGCTTCACTACGCATGAGGAACGCCTCAGTCTCTGCCGGATGTTTGTGGGCTCAGAGGACTCCAAGATACGCAAGTGTAGAGATGCTCTCACAGATGCTTTTGAGGGTTTCTCAGACATGGAAATCA ACTATGATGAGAGGAGCCACCTGCATGATGAATTTACACAGATGACAGTTTTCCTTCAGGAGGTGGCTGCTGTCCAGGGTGAGT GGTCCTTTTGGAAGGCCTTCACCAGTGCTGCAGCAAAATTGAAGAGGACCATTGAACACCTTAAAAAAG CCCAGGACTGCATCCCTCCTTGTG GGGTCCAAGAGGCCGCTAGGCGTTTCCACTGCTGGGGCTGCTTTTCCACAATCTGTGATCTGCCTCTAGACTGTCCAG TTCAGGACATGTTGGTGAACCGAGGGGACcaggctttgttttcttgcatcgTGGCTTTCCAGTTGCCAGAGTCGGAGGTCACTTATTCCTGGAAATATGCGGGAGGAGGT GTCCGGACTCAGGACGTTTCCTACTTCCGTGATTTGCCGGGGTCTCACGGGTACCTGGCACGAATCCGGCCAGTGCAACCCAGGCACAGTGGAACCTTTTCCTGCGTGATCCTGCACGACCAGCGCCCCCTGGCGCGGCTCTACTTCTATCTGAACG TGACGGGGCCTCCTCCGCCTGAGGAGACTGAGCTCCAGGTCACGTTCCGGGAAGTGATGCGTTGGACACCGCGGGAGGCGGAAATGATCCAGCCCTGGAGGCCCAGCCTAGGCGAACTACTTACCAGACCCCAGGCTCTGACGCCTGGCAACCTACTCCTGCTGGCGGCTGCTGCTGCACTTGGGTCTGCTAGTGTTACTGTGCTAGTGTG GCTGTTAATTCGATGGTACTTAAGTGGCAACTAA
- the Spaca6 gene encoding sperm acrosome membrane-associated protein 6 isoform X2 yields MGRDLKVRKLLRSNGHYPGRRREGGCLPPLPPGLSFVPSLLPASCSPSPASPPAPSSALLLLPRAGWNFFPWTQASFRAGGVGGSQAELGWAVGRGPAGAPRGGGRSEATLPAGSRAGEPGRSVPGGGTGRRPQATGGGGWQGWREEEERPRAAVEGEDGEAGAGAGAGGGHWVPATLELRSGSFWKAFTSAAAKLKRTIEHLKKAQDCIPPCGVQEAARRFHCWGCFSTICDLPLDCPVQDMLVNRGDQALFSCIVAFQLPESEVTYSWKYAGGGVRTQDVSYFRDLPGSHGYLARIRPVQPRHSGTFSCVILHDQRPLARLYFYLNVTGPPPPEETELQVTFREVMRWTPREAEMIQPWRPSLGELLTRPQALTPGNLLLLAAAAALGSASVTVLV; encoded by the exons ATGGGGAGAGATTTGAAGGTTAGAAAGCTACTGAGATCGAACGGACACTAtcctgggaggaggagggaaggagggtgtCTGCCTCCTTTGCCTCCCGGCCTCTCTTttgtcccttcccttctccctgcgTCATGTTCCCCTAGCCCGGCCTCCCCTCCCGCTCCCTCCTCcgccctgctcctcctccctagGGCTGGATGGAATTTTTTCCCCTGGACCCAGGCCAGCTTCAGGGcagggggggttgggggaagccAGGCCGAACTGGGCTGGGCGGTGGGGAGGGGCCCGGCAGGGGCCCCCCGGGGAGGGGGCCGGTCCGAGGCCACGCTGCCAGCGGGGTCTAGGGCGGGGGAGCCGGGTCGCTCAGTGCCGGGAGGAGGCACGGGCCGGAGGCCGCAGGCGACCGGGGGCGGAGGATGGCAGGGCTGgcgggaggaagaggagaggccgCGGGCGGCTGTGGAGGGAGAGGATGGagaagctggggctggggctggggctggaggaggACACTGGGTCCCCGCGACGCTGGAGCTGCGGAGCG GGTCCTTTTGGAAGGCCTTCACCAGTGCTGCAGCAAAATTGAAGAGGACCATTGAACACCTTAAAAAAG CCCAGGACTGCATCCCTCCTTGTG GGGTCCAAGAGGCCGCTAGGCGTTTCCACTGCTGGGGCTGCTTTTCCACAATCTGTGATCTGCCTCTAGACTGTCCAG TTCAGGACATGTTGGTGAACCGAGGGGACcaggctttgttttcttgcatcgTGGCTTTCCAGTTGCCAGAGTCGGAGGTCACTTATTCCTGGAAATATGCGGGAGGAGGT GTCCGGACTCAGGACGTTTCCTACTTCCGTGATTTGCCGGGGTCTCACGGGTACCTGGCACGAATCCGGCCAGTGCAACCCAGGCACAGTGGAACCTTTTCCTGCGTGATCCTGCACGACCAGCGCCCCCTGGCGCGGCTCTACTTCTATCTGAACG TGACGGGGCCTCCTCCGCCTGAGGAGACTGAGCTCCAGGTCACGTTCCGGGAAGTGATGCGTTGGACACCGCGGGAGGCGGAAATGATCCAGCCCTGGAGGCCCAGCCTAGGCGAACTACTTACCAGACCCCAGGCTCTGACGCCTGGCAACCTACTCCTGCTGGCGGCTGCTGCTGCACTTGGGTCTGCTAGTGTTACTGTGCTAGTGTG a